One Chroicocephalus ridibundus chromosome 22, bChrRid1.1, whole genome shotgun sequence DNA window includes the following coding sequences:
- the TINCR gene encoding TINCR ubiquitin domain containing, with protein sequence MDTLRRSLSRWKRYHIKVHLADEDLMMPLTVKPRDTVMDLRAHLVREGVTSWKKTFYYNSRQLEEHETLKEANIQNGSVLLLVSNKR encoded by the coding sequence ATGGACACGCTGCGAAGGAGCCTTTCTCGCTGGAAGAGGTACCACATTAAGGTGCACCTGGCTGACGAGGACCTGATGATGCCCCTGACGGTCAAGCCTAGAGACACAGTGATGGACCTACGGGCTCACTTAGTACGGGAGGGCGTCACTTCCTGGAAGAAGACATTTTATTACAACTCCAGGCAGCTCGAAGAGCACGAGACTCTCAAAGAAGCCAATATCCAGAATGGCTCTGTCCTGCTTCTTGTCAGCAATAAAAG
- the TPM4 gene encoding tropomyosin alpha-4 chain isoform X1: protein MEAIKKKMQMLKLDKENAIDRAEQAETDKKAAEDKCKQVEDELVALQKKLKGTEDELDKYSEALKDAQEKLEQAEKKATDAEGEVAALNRRIQLVEEELDRAQERLATALQKLEEAEKAADESERGMKVIENRAMKDEEKMEIQEMQLKEAKHIAEEADRKYEEVARKLVILEGELERAEERAEVSEVKCSDLEEELKNVTNNLKSLEAQSEKYSEKEDKYEEEIKILSDKLKEAETRAEFAERTVAKLEKSIDDLEDELYAQKLKYKAISEELDHALNDMTSL from the exons ATGGAAGCTATCAAGAAAAAGATGCAGATGTTGAAGTTAGACAAGGAGAATGCCATTgacagagcagagcaggctgaaaCGGATAAGAAGGCAGCTGAGGACAAATGCAAACAG GTAGAGGATGAGCTGGTTGCTCTGCAGAAGAAGTTGAAAGGCACTGAAGATGAGCTGGACAAGTACTCGGAGGCTCTCAAAGATGCCCAGGAAAAACTAGAGCAGGCTGAAAAGAAGGCGACTGAT GCCGAAGGTGAGGTGGCAGCGCTGAACAGACGTATCCAGCTCGTGGAAGAGGAGCTGGATCGTGCCCAGGAACGGCTGGCCACAGCCTTGCAGAAACTGGAGGAGGCCGAGAAAGCGGCGGATGAGAGCGAGAG AGGAATGAAGGTTATCGAGAACAGAGCAATGAAAGAcgaagagaaaatggaaattcaggAAATGCAACTGAAGGAGGCCAAGCATATTGCTGAAGAAGCTGACCGCAAATACGAAGAG GTTGCCCGTAAACTGGTTATTTTGGAGGGTGAACTGGAAAGAGCTGAAGAGCGCGCAGAGGTGTCCGAAGT tAAATGTAGTGACCTTGAAGAGGAGTTAAAGAACGTCACTAACAACCTGAAGTCTTTGGAAGCTCAATCTGAAAAG TACTcggaaaaagaagataaatacgAAGAAGAAATCAAGATTCTGTCCGACAAGCTTAAAGAA gctgAAACTCGTGCTGAGTTTGCGGAGAGAACAGTTGCCAAACTGGAAAAGTCTATTGATGACCTGGAAG ACGAGCTCTACGCTCAGAAGCTGAAGTACAAAGCGATCAGTGAGGAGCTTGACCATGCTCTCAATGACATGACCTCTCTGTGA
- the TPM4 gene encoding tropomyosin alpha-4 chain isoform X2, which yields MEAIKKKMQMLKLDKENAIDRAEQAETDKKAAEDKCKQVEDELVALQKKLKGTEDELDKYSEALKDAQEKLEQAEKKATDAEGEVAALNRRIQLVEEELDRAQERLATALQKLEEAEKAADESERGMKVIENRAMKDEEKMEIQEMQLKEAKHIAEEADRKYEEVARKLVILEGELERAEERAEVSEVKCSDLEEELKNVTNNLKSLEAQSEKYSEKEDKYEEEIKILSDKLKEAETRAEFAERTVAKLEKSIDDLEEKLAQAKEENLGLHQTLDQTLNELNCI from the exons ATGGAAGCTATCAAGAAAAAGATGCAGATGTTGAAGTTAGACAAGGAGAATGCCATTgacagagcagagcaggctgaaaCGGATAAGAAGGCAGCTGAGGACAAATGCAAACAG GTAGAGGATGAGCTGGTTGCTCTGCAGAAGAAGTTGAAAGGCACTGAAGATGAGCTGGACAAGTACTCGGAGGCTCTCAAAGATGCCCAGGAAAAACTAGAGCAGGCTGAAAAGAAGGCGACTGAT GCCGAAGGTGAGGTGGCAGCGCTGAACAGACGTATCCAGCTCGTGGAAGAGGAGCTGGATCGTGCCCAGGAACGGCTGGCCACAGCCTTGCAGAAACTGGAGGAGGCCGAGAAAGCGGCGGATGAGAGCGAGAG AGGAATGAAGGTTATCGAGAACAGAGCAATGAAAGAcgaagagaaaatggaaattcaggAAATGCAACTGAAGGAGGCCAAGCATATTGCTGAAGAAGCTGACCGCAAATACGAAGAG GTTGCCCGTAAACTGGTTATTTTGGAGGGTGAACTGGAAAGAGCTGAAGAGCGCGCAGAGGTGTCCGAAGT tAAATGTAGTGACCTTGAAGAGGAGTTAAAGAACGTCACTAACAACCTGAAGTCTTTGGAAGCTCAATCTGAAAAG TACTcggaaaaagaagataaatacgAAGAAGAAATCAAGATTCTGTCCGACAAGCTTAAAGAA gctgAAACTCGTGCTGAGTTTGCGGAGAGAACAGTTGCCAAACTGGAAAAGTCTATTGATGACCTGGAAG AAAAACTGGCTCAAGCCAAAGAGGAGAACTTGGGGCTGCATCAGACACTGGACCAGACGCTGAACGAACTGAACTGTATATGA
- the TPM4 gene encoding tropomyosin alpha-4 chain isoform X4 — MAAPSSLEAVKRKIQCLQQQADEAEDRAQVLQRELDLERDLREKAEGEVAALNRRIQLVEEELDRAQERLATALQKLEEAEKAADESERGMKVIENRAMKDEEKMEIQEMQLKEAKHIAEEADRKYEEVARKLVILEGELERAEERAEVSEVKCSDLEEELKNVTNNLKSLEAQSEKYSEKEDKYEEEIKILSDKLKEAETRAEFAERTVAKLEKSIDDLEEKLAQAKEENLGLHQTLDQTLNELNCI; from the exons ATGGCCGCGCCGAGCTCCCTGGAAGCGGTGAAGAGGAAGATCCAGTGCCTGCAGCAACAGGCGGATGAGGCGGAGGATCGCGCCCAGGTCCTCCAGCGGGAGCTGGACCTGGAACGGGACCTGCGGGAGAAA GCCGAAGGTGAGGTGGCAGCGCTGAACAGACGTATCCAGCTCGTGGAAGAGGAGCTGGATCGTGCCCAGGAACGGCTGGCCACAGCCTTGCAGAAACTGGAGGAGGCCGAGAAAGCGGCGGATGAGAGCGAGAG AGGAATGAAGGTTATCGAGAACAGAGCAATGAAAGAcgaagagaaaatggaaattcaggAAATGCAACTGAAGGAGGCCAAGCATATTGCTGAAGAAGCTGACCGCAAATACGAAGAG GTTGCCCGTAAACTGGTTATTTTGGAGGGTGAACTGGAAAGAGCTGAAGAGCGCGCAGAGGTGTCCGAAGT tAAATGTAGTGACCTTGAAGAGGAGTTAAAGAACGTCACTAACAACCTGAAGTCTTTGGAAGCTCAATCTGAAAAG TACTcggaaaaagaagataaatacgAAGAAGAAATCAAGATTCTGTCCGACAAGCTTAAAGAA gctgAAACTCGTGCTGAGTTTGCGGAGAGAACAGTTGCCAAACTGGAAAAGTCTATTGATGACCTGGAAG AAAAACTGGCTCAAGCCAAAGAGGAGAACTTGGGGCTGCATCAGACACTGGACCAGACGCTGAACGAACTGAACTGTATATGA
- the TPM4 gene encoding tropomyosin alpha-4 chain isoform X3, translating to MAAPSSLEAVKRKIQCLQQQADEAEDRAQVLQRELDLERDLREKAEGEVAALNRRIQLVEEELDRAQERLATALQKLEEAEKAADESERGMKVIENRAMKDEEKMEIQEMQLKEAKHIAEEADRKYEEVARKLVILEGELERAEERAEVSEVKCSDLEEELKNVTNNLKSLEAQSEKYSEKEDKYEEEIKILSDKLKEAETRAEFAERTVAKLEKSIDDLEDELYAQKLKYKAISEELDHALNDMTSL from the exons ATGGCCGCGCCGAGCTCCCTGGAAGCGGTGAAGAGGAAGATCCAGTGCCTGCAGCAACAGGCGGATGAGGCGGAGGATCGCGCCCAGGTCCTCCAGCGGGAGCTGGACCTGGAACGGGACCTGCGGGAGAAA GCCGAAGGTGAGGTGGCAGCGCTGAACAGACGTATCCAGCTCGTGGAAGAGGAGCTGGATCGTGCCCAGGAACGGCTGGCCACAGCCTTGCAGAAACTGGAGGAGGCCGAGAAAGCGGCGGATGAGAGCGAGAG AGGAATGAAGGTTATCGAGAACAGAGCAATGAAAGAcgaagagaaaatggaaattcaggAAATGCAACTGAAGGAGGCCAAGCATATTGCTGAAGAAGCTGACCGCAAATACGAAGAG GTTGCCCGTAAACTGGTTATTTTGGAGGGTGAACTGGAAAGAGCTGAAGAGCGCGCAGAGGTGTCCGAAGT tAAATGTAGTGACCTTGAAGAGGAGTTAAAGAACGTCACTAACAACCTGAAGTCTTTGGAAGCTCAATCTGAAAAG TACTcggaaaaagaagataaatacgAAGAAGAAATCAAGATTCTGTCCGACAAGCTTAAAGAA gctgAAACTCGTGCTGAGTTTGCGGAGAGAACAGTTGCCAAACTGGAAAAGTCTATTGATGACCTGGAAG ACGAGCTCTACGCTCAGAAGCTGAAGTACAAAGCGATCAGTGAGGAGCTTGACCATGCTCTCAATGACATGACCTCTCTGTGA
- the RAB8A gene encoding ras-related protein Rab-8A translates to MAKTYDYLFKLLLIGDSGVGKTCALFRFSEDAFNATFISTIGIDFKIRTIELDGKRIKLQIWDTAGQERFRTITTAYYRGAMGIMLVYDITNEKSFENIRNWVRNIEEHASPDVEKMILGNKCDANDKRQVSREQGEKLAASFGIKFMETSAKANINIENAFFTLARDIKAKMDKKLEGNSPQGSNQGVKITPDQQKKSSFFRCVLL, encoded by the exons ATGGCGAAGACGTACGACTACCTCTTCAAGCTGCTGCTCATCGGCGACTCGGGCGTGGGCAAGACGTGCGCGCTCTTCCGCTTCTCCGAGGACGCCTTCAACGCCACCTTCATCTCCACCATCG GTATCGATTTCAAAATTCGGACCATCGAGCTGGATGGGAAGAGAATCAAACTGCAGATCTG GGACACCGCGGGGCAGGAGCGATTCCGAACCATCACAACCGCCTACTACAGGGGAGCGATG GGCATTATGCTAGTCTATGACATCACCAATGAAAAGTCTTTTGAAAATATTCGGAACTGGGTCCGGAATATCGAAGAG CACGCCTCTCCAGATGTTGAAAAAATGATCCTCGGGAACAAATGTGACGCAAATGACAAAAGACAAGTTTCCAGAGAGCAAGGGGAGAAG CTTGCTGCAAGTTTTGGGATTAAATTTATGGAGACCAGCGCGAAAGCAAATATAAACATAGAGAAT GCATTTTTCACTCTTGCAAGAGATATCAAAGCAAAAATGGACAAGAAGTTG GAAGGCAATAGCCCGCAAGGCAGCAACCAGGGCGTCAAAATCACACCAgaccagcaaaagaaaagcagctttttccgATGTGTTCTTCTGTGA